The candidate division WOR-3 bacterium genome window below encodes:
- a CDS encoding V-type ATP synthase subunit D: MNLILEVNPTRQELLKLRRRIVIARRGHKLLKDKQDELMRRLLSMIENVKSLRIKVEKHLAEAMMEFAIAKGGAEPGFVEAAIMFPKKKVSIEVGRKQIMNLRVPSFARKVSGDIICYGLAQTTVELDNSLDALDNVTEELLDLAEKEKTVSMLADEVAKTRRRVNTLEYVLIPNLEETISYIRQKLAEMERSNLSRLMKVKDIIRER, encoded by the coding sequence CTGAATTTGATCCTCGAAGTAAATCCTACAAGACAGGAACTTCTCAAACTCAGAAGGCGGATTGTCATCGCCAGGAGGGGGCACAAACTGCTCAAGGACAAGCAGGACGAACTCATGAGGAGACTTCTTTCCATGATAGAGAACGTAAAAAGCCTCAGGATTAAGGTTGAAAAGCATCTGGCCGAAGCGATGATGGAATTTGCAATAGCGAAAGGCGGAGCGGAACCGGGATTTGTCGAAGCGGCAATTATGTTCCCGAAGAAAAAAGTTTCGATAGAAGTCGGAAGAAAACAGATAATGAACCTGAGGGTGCCGTCTTTTGCGAGAAAAGTCAGCGGCGACATAATCTGCTACGGACTTGCGCAGACCACTGTGGAACTTGACAACTCGCTCGATGCGCTCGACAATGTCACTGAAGAGCTTCTCGACCTCGCCGAAAAGGAAAAAACGGTCTCAATGTTAGCCGACGAAGTCGCCAAGACGAGAAGGCGGGTCAACACTCTCGAGTATGTACTCATACCCAACCTCGAAGAAACCATAAGCTACATAAGGCAGAAACTTGCGGAAATGGAACGCTCCAACCTCTCAAGACTGATGAAAGTCAAAGACATAATAAGAGAGAGATAA